One genomic segment of Brevibacillus laterosporus LMG 15441 includes these proteins:
- a CDS encoding AI-2E family transporter codes for MTSLKEVFKSTIMKKIIVLLILVALVYMFRSMMNMILLFFIITFLMNELHQFLVRRLSIERKVLKKVTLILQYAVFISLIVIGLLRFLPSVITELSPLVQQVIAFYEKPIIPVDNFILEFMVESLQKINLASYVNNGMEFLVGVVTNASKLGINFVIAMILSLFFLLEKEKIFFLTSKVRTSKLSYFYEDFRSFGNKFTQSFGKVIEVQFMISLVNCIMSIIALWIMDFPHLFALGIMIFVLGLIPVAGVIISLIPLCAIAFSIGGFIKIIYVLIMIAVLHAIEAYLLNPKLMSSKTKLPIFVTFAVLIISEHFIGVWGLILGIPIFIFLLDLLEVKFMEKQ; via the coding sequence ATGACCTCTCTAAAAGAAGTATTTAAAAGTACAATCATGAAAAAAATTATTGTATTACTTATCTTAGTTGCACTTGTCTACATGTTTCGAAGTATGATGAACATGATCTTGCTCTTTTTTATCATTACCTTTTTGATGAACGAATTGCATCAATTTCTTGTTCGTCGGCTGAGCATCGAGCGAAAGGTACTGAAGAAAGTCACATTGATTCTCCAGTATGCAGTGTTTATTTCACTGATTGTCATTGGGTTACTACGATTTTTACCGAGTGTGATTACTGAATTATCGCCGCTTGTGCAGCAAGTGATTGCTTTTTATGAGAAACCGATTATTCCAGTGGATAATTTTATACTAGAATTCATGGTAGAGTCGTTGCAAAAGATTAACCTAGCAAGCTATGTGAATAATGGGATGGAATTTTTAGTTGGTGTTGTTACCAATGCAAGTAAGCTAGGTATCAATTTTGTGATTGCCATGATTTTAAGTCTTTTCTTCCTGCTGGAAAAAGAAAAGATCTTCTTTTTAACCTCGAAAGTAAGAACAAGCAAGCTATCTTATTTCTATGAGGATTTTCGTTCCTTTGGGAATAAGTTTACGCAGTCCTTTGGAAAAGTAATTGAAGTACAATTTATGATCTCGTTGGTTAACTGCATTATGTCAATAATTGCTTTATGGATTATGGATTTTCCGCATCTATTTGCATTAGGAATCATGATTTTCGTACTTGGCTTGATTCCGGTGGCAGGTGTCATTATTTCATTGATTCCTCTGTGTGCTATCGCTTTTAGTATCGGGGGCTTTATCAAGATTATCTATGTACTTATCATGATTGCTGTCTTGCATGCTATCGAAGCCTATCTGCTAAATCCAAAGCTAATGTCGTCCAAAACCAAGTTACCGATCTTTGTTACATTTGCTGTATTGATTATCTCAGAACACTTTATCGGGGTATGGGGACTGATACTGGGGATTCCGATCTTCATATTCCTACTGGATTTACTTGAAGTTAAATTTATGGAAAAGCAGTGA
- a CDS encoding L,D-transpeptidase: protein MMKGKLVNSDLFTTNSLNSDKLLSTSEQKTLHTGSIASLLQKRPLVVVAGPNLPKGANEDLIKTQLSSSLAPLFQDVQQTEQESPLVIVVPPNKQLPVYQALPFYSPEQVLGITNAAGEWFPITDEQCACNSQQLVASIKKRIDEQQHSLLGLLSLRTALYHYYLRTHTLPKQLNQLVQASPNNYLSQIPTPPVGAQEGWIYNPSAFQPQRPWESMEQVVGAKGLHLLAKGLQPIEVNISIPEFRMHVVSGSYLLRSYPVALGARNQTPVGDFSIALKVNKPRSATKVYGTRALALSNPDYAIHGTNDPSSIGKAVSKGCIRLFNRDVEELYSLVPLGTKVHIGKTKLKTSSAMGLPGSGKPYLLPGRSDEKSKKFYHWRR, encoded by the coding sequence ATGATGAAAGGAAAACTGGTGAATTCGGATCTATTTACAACTAATTCACTTAACTCCGATAAACTCTTGTCTACTAGTGAACAAAAGACACTGCATACAGGTTCCATTGCATCACTTTTGCAAAAGCGTCCGTTAGTTGTTGTTGCGGGACCAAACCTGCCTAAAGGAGCGAATGAGGATTTGATAAAAACACAACTTTCAAGCTCGTTAGCTCCGTTGTTTCAAGACGTACAGCAGACAGAGCAGGAATCTCCTTTAGTCATCGTCGTACCGCCTAACAAGCAACTCCCAGTGTACCAGGCACTACCTTTTTATAGCCCAGAACAGGTTCTTGGGATTACGAATGCCGCTGGGGAGTGGTTTCCGATAACGGATGAACAGTGTGCATGTAATAGTCAACAGCTTGTGGCATCCATCAAAAAAAGGATCGATGAACAGCAGCATTCTTTACTAGGATTATTATCTTTACGGACAGCACTTTATCATTACTATCTTCGAACACATACGCTTCCAAAGCAGCTTAATCAATTGGTGCAAGCATCTCCGAATAATTATTTGTCCCAAATTCCTACACCTCCAGTGGGCGCTCAGGAAGGCTGGATTTACAACCCATCCGCCTTTCAACCGCAAAGGCCTTGGGAAAGCATGGAGCAGGTAGTAGGGGCAAAGGGGCTACATTTGTTAGCGAAAGGGCTTCAGCCGATTGAAGTTAACATCTCGATTCCTGAATTTCGGATGCATGTGGTTAGTGGCTCCTATCTATTGCGCTCCTACCCAGTGGCGCTAGGAGCTCGCAATCAGACACCTGTTGGAGATTTTAGCATTGCACTCAAGGTAAATAAGCCTAGATCAGCAACTAAAGTATATGGAACGCGTGCTTTAGCATTGAGTAACCCTGATTATGCTATCCACGGGACGAATGACCCTTCTTCTATCGGTAAAGCAGTGTCTAAAGGCTGCATTCGGCTGTTTAATCGTGATGTGGAAGAATTGTATAGCTTAGTCCCATTAGGAACGAAAGTACATATTGGTAAGACAAAGCTGAAAACATCATCAGCAATGGGCCTCCCAGGAAGCGGCAAGCCGTATCTACTTCCCGGAAGATCAGATGAGAAGTCAAAAAAATTCTATCACTGGCGTAGATAA
- a CDS encoding multidrug effflux MFS transporter has product MTKKISTPSLLLFIILVGFPQISETIYTPSLPDISQALGVSSNIIQLTLSLYFFGFALGVFFWGRLSDVIGRRPAMLWGIFIYGAGSLGCYLSNAVEWLLVSRFVQAFGASTGSVVTQAILRESIDGGRRHAVFAQISAALAFTPAIGPLLGGFIDQALGFRAVFFTLVVMGVLVFVYTWRALPETRLSVTSKSSVSLVAKRMARDQRVWLFGLLIGITNGILFSYYAEAPFIYMEFFHMTPGVFGFFGVFVALASIIGALLSKKLLQKLSAERIIYVGSLVTALGAGSLTALVLIGLDSSILSLVLLVSCIFILLMGIGMAIPNCLSLALVHYHDTQGTAGAIFGLSYYFLVSFITTGMSYLHNGMLLPMPMYFLLLALVMIVVSYKLMIPPNTMK; this is encoded by the coding sequence ATGACCAAAAAAATCTCAACACCGTCACTGTTACTATTTATTATTCTTGTCGGCTTTCCACAAATTAGTGAAACGATATATACACCTTCTTTACCTGATATTTCACAGGCGCTTGGAGTTAGTAGCAATATCATTCAATTGACATTAAGCCTTTATTTCTTTGGTTTTGCCCTAGGAGTCTTTTTTTGGGGAAGGCTATCTGATGTAATTGGAAGGCGGCCAGCAATGCTATGGGGTATATTTATTTATGGAGCTGGCAGTCTTGGCTGCTATCTGTCTAATGCAGTTGAGTGGCTATTAGTCAGTAGATTTGTTCAGGCCTTTGGAGCAAGTACTGGCTCTGTGGTGACGCAAGCCATTCTCCGTGAAAGCATAGACGGAGGTAGACGTCATGCTGTGTTTGCCCAGATCTCTGCTGCGCTTGCTTTTACTCCCGCAATTGGACCCTTACTGGGAGGATTCATTGATCAGGCTTTGGGATTTCGGGCTGTTTTCTTTACCCTTGTTGTGATGGGGGTACTTGTTTTTGTTTACACATGGAGGGCATTACCTGAGACAAGATTATCTGTAACTTCCAAAAGTAGTGTAAGTTTGGTAGCCAAACGCATGGCTCGTGATCAAAGAGTCTGGTTGTTTGGATTGCTGATTGGAATAACGAATGGAATTTTGTTCAGTTACTATGCAGAGGCTCCTTTTATTTACATGGAGTTTTTTCATATGACACCAGGTGTGTTTGGATTTTTTGGTGTTTTTGTAGCTTTAGCGTCCATAATTGGTGCGTTGCTTTCAAAGAAATTGCTACAGAAGCTGTCAGCCGAGCGGATTATTTATGTAGGATCGCTTGTAACGGCATTGGGTGCCGGGAGCCTAACCGCTCTGGTGCTTATTGGTTTAGATTCGTCCATCCTGTCATTGGTATTACTAGTTAGTTGTATTTTTATACTTTTGATGGGGATTGGGATGGCAATACCGAATTGTTTAAGCTTAGCATTGGTACATTATCATGATACACAAGGTACAGCAGGTGCTATATTTGGACTAAGCTACTACTTTCTCGTAAGTTTTATTACGACAGGGATGAGCTATCTTCATAATGGGATGCTGTTGCCTATGCCAATGTATTTTCTTTTACTGGCTTTGGTCATGATAGTTGTCAGCTACAAGCTGATGATTCCACCGAATACGATGAAATAA